Proteins encoded in a region of the Augochlora pura isolate Apur16 chromosome 4, APUR_v2.2.1, whole genome shotgun sequence genome:
- the LOC144468791 gene encoding solute carrier family 35 member G1 codes for MKMKFSIESTASYNSIHPAYHYTEQFANNAQTYHESTKWFGVFLAFLSGTFFTISSALVKAIQNVDPMVLLAIRAILQMLVMAGVAIKASKSVFGPKDQRLLLHFQGIVGGATLSLLYYSFRELPIGDATTIIFSSPVIVIALSFIFLKEPCGILRVIVMCSLFAGVVFVSKPPFLFQMHRAEPYNLTGYLCAILATVFTALNIVIMRKCSEIHYSTIIFNLSWWSLVTAVFFFCIVTEQHAQKLKLPTEWFTWAKIALVAITGLSGQVLVTKALKIEGAGKVSVTRSLDIILAYIVQVYFFGDQPSSTSIIGAFLIIVSVVCMGFEKEIYSVCDFIP; via the exons ATGAAAATGAAGTTCAGCATCGAGTCCACTGCTTCTTATAACAGTATACACCCAGCATACCATTATACGGAACAATTTGCCAACAATGCTCAGACATATCATGAGAGTACCAAATGGTTTGGCGTATTTCTGGCGTTTTTGTCAGGTACATTCTTCACTATTAGTTCCGCGTTAGTTAAAGCGATCCAAAATGTTGATCCCATGGTACTGCTGGCTATAAGAGCTATCTTGCAAATGCTGGTCATGGCCGGCGTAGCGATCAAAGCCTCTAAAAGCGTATTTGGTCCCAAGGATCAAAGACTGCTCTTGCATTTCCAG gGAATAGTTGGCGGTGCTACTTTATCGCTGCTGTATTACAGCTTCCGTGAATTACCCATAGGAGATGCAACAACTATTATATTCAGCTCTCCTGTTATCGTTATCGcactttctttcattttcttaaagGAACCATGCGGTATATTACGCGTGATAGTCATGTGTTCACTCTTCGCAGGAGTAGTTTTTGTATCTAAGCCACCATTTCTATTCCAG atgCACAGAGCTGAACCGTATAATCTCACCGGGTACCTATGTGCTATCCTAGCGACGGTTTTCACAGCTCTCAATATCGTTATCATGAGAAAGTGTTCAGAAATTCATTACTCTACGATCATCTTCAACTTATCATGGTGGTCCCTTGTTACGGCAGTATTTTTCTTCTGCATTGTAACGGAGCAACATGCACAAAAACTGAAATTACCCACTGAATGGTTCACTTGGGCTAAGATAGCATTAGTGGCAATTACTGGACTGTCCGGTCAAGTTTTGGTGACCAAAGCATTGAAAATAGAAGGAGCAGGCAAAGTATCGGTGACCAGATCCTTGGACATCATATTGGCGTATATTGTGCAAGTATATTTCTTTGGGGATCAACCTTCGTCTACCAGTATCATTGGAGCATTCTTAATCATAGTCTCCGTCGTGTGTATGGGATTTGAAAAAGAGATTTATAGTGTTTGCGATTTTATTCCCTAG